GGATGAAGATGCCCGGTGCGATGAAGCTGCCGTCCGGCTGCTGCCAGCGCATCAGCAATTCGGCGCCCGTGACCCGTCCATGGCGGTCGACCTGCGGCTGCACGTGCATGCACAATTGGCCCATGTCGAGCGCGCGTGCCAGCGCCCGTTCCAGGGTCAGGCGACGCTCCACGTCCGCCTGCATGGCCGCTTCAAAGAAGGCGATGCCGTTGCGCCCTTCCGCCTTGGCGCGGTACATGGCGATATCGGCTTCGCGCAGCAAGTCGTGCGCCTGCTGCTGCGCTTTCGGCAGCAGGGTCACGCCGATGCTGGCGCTGCAATGATACGACTGCCCGCCGATCTCGAAGTCGCGCGCGATGGCGGCGCGGATTTTCTCGGCCACCTGGGCCGCCGCATGGGCCGCGCCGTGCAAATCATCGGCCAGGTGCGCCAGCAGCACGACGAATTCGTCGCCGCCGATGCGCGCCACCGTGTCGGCCTTGCGCATCAGCTGTGCCAGCCGTTCTCCCGCCAGGCGCAGCAGCGCGTCACCGGTGGCATGGCCGCGCGCGTCATTGATGTGCTTGAAGTGGTCGAGGTCGATGAACATCAGCGCGCTGATGGACTGGTCGCGCGGCGCGGCGGCCAGCAAGTGGGCGATGCGATCCATCAGCAGGCGCCGGTTGGGCAAGCCCGTCAGCACGTCGTAGAAGGCCAGGCGGTGGATGTCCGCTTCCGATCGCTTGCGCTCGTCGATTTCGCGTTCGACGGCCACCCAGTGCGTTTGCCTGCCGTCCGCATCCGTAAACGGCACCAGTTCCGCTTCGACCCAGTACGCCTTGCCGGCCTTGTTGTAGTTCAGCAATTCCACCCTGGCCGGCTGGGCGCTGGCCATGGCGGCGGCGACGCGCGCCAGTTCGCCCGCATCGGTGGCGGGGCCCTGCTGGAACAGCAGGCTGCGGCCCAGCACCTCGGCACGCGCATAGCCGCTGCTGCGCTCGAAGGCGTCGTTGACGAAAATGATGCGCGTGGCTGGCACCGCGCCTGGGCCGGGCGGGGCATCAGCCACTTCGGCCACTTCGGCGATCATCACCATGTCGTTCAGGCGGGCCAGCGCCGTGGCCGTCAAGCGCAGCTCGGCGTTGCGTTGCGACAGGGCCTGGCTGCTGTCTTCCAGGTGGCGCAGCAGGAAGGCGCAGGACAGGGTCAGCACGGCGGCGATGAACAGGAAGTTCAGGGCCACGATCAGCGCGCGCAGCACGGGGGAGTCGGGCGTGCCCGGCATTTGCAGGGCGACGTCGGGGTGCAGGCCGAGCAAAAAGATGGTCAGCGAGGTCAGCGCCAGGGTGGACAGGGCTGGCCGCATGCCCAGCAGCAGTGCCGCCAGCACGGGCATGAGCATCATGTAGATCTGGCTGACGGGGCCGATTTTCAGCAGCAGGCCCACGCCCACCAGGTAGGCGACGATGAGGAATTGCCACACGCGCCAGCGGTAGGGCATGGCGCGCAGATGCCAGATGACGCCGATCCAGCCGATGGCCAGCAAGTCGAGGGCGACAATGGACCAGATGGCTTCGCTGGCCGCCAGCAAGGCGCTGGGAATGGCCGTCACGAAGCCAAGCAGCAGCACCACCTGCAGCAGGTGCTTAAAGACCTGGCCGCGCCAGTGCGCGAGATCGTTCGACGCCGCCACGCTGCCGTCCTTTCTCCAGAATGCCGTGTAACCGTACTGAGCAGTAGGTTGACTAAATACTACGCGCTATCTTTCTTCATGTCATCTTGATCATTCGGCATGATTGACTGCACGATCATCTTCCGCTGCCGGCCAGTAGTGGCTATCGGGCGTGTCCCGCGCGCCGAAGATGGCCTGGCCGACGCGCACGACGGTGGCGCCTTCTTCGATGGCGATTTCGTAATCTCCGGACATGCCCATCGACAGCTCGTCGAGGCTGATGCCATCAGGGGCGTCCTGGCGCAGCCGGTCGCGCAGTTCGCGCAGCAGTACGAAGCAGCGGCGCACGCGCACGGCTTCCGCCGATAACAGCGCCAGGGTCATGAGTCCGCGCACGCGCAGCGCCGGGAAGGCGGACAGCTGGCGCAGGAAAGCGGCCACATCGTCCGGCGGCAAGCCGTACTTGCTGGCTTCGCCCGAGGTGTTTACTTGCACGAACACATCAAGCCCGCGCCCTTCCGCTTGCAGGCGCCGCTCCAGCGCCTCGGCCACGCGCAGACTGTCGAGCGCCTGGAATTCGCTGGCAAAGCGCGCCACCAGCTTGGCCTTGTTGGTCTGCAAATGGCCGATCACCGACCATTGCAGGTCGGCCAGGTCCGCCATCGCTTCCCATTTGCGGCCCGCTTCCTGCGGCTTGTTTTCTCCCAGCATGCGGCAACCGGCGGCGTAGGCCAGACGCAGGCTCGCCTCGGGCTTGGTCTTGCTGACCGGCAGCAGGCGCACGCCGGCCGGATCGCGCCCGACCCGCTGGCATGCGGCCGCCATGCGCGCATGCACTGCCGCCAGATTGCGGCGGAAGTCGTCCACCGACACGGCTTGCGGCCAGCGCCCATGCCGCTCATGCATGGTGGGAGTGAGCAGGGGAGTGTCTGTGTGCATGTGTCAGCCTTGTCTTCGCGCTATTCGCGGCAGGAGTCGCCGCAGTGATGTATTATTGTCCTATGCCAAAATATATCATGTCTGAGACTATCGTGAAAATCACAGGGAAAACCGCCGCGGAACTGTTCGACAGCATCCGCGCGCTGACGCAGGCGGGCGAATTGCTGCCGGGCCAGGAGCTGCCCACCGTGCGCGAGCTGGCCGCGACCTTGGGCGTCAACCGCAATACCGTGTCGCTGGCGTACCAGCGCCTGGTGACGGCCGGCATCGCGGTCACGCAAGGGCGCCTGGGCACGGCCATCCGCCCGCAGCGCGATCCCGGCGAGCAGGAAGGCTTGCTGCCCGGCTCGCCGCTGGCTGACCTGGCCGGCGGCAATCCGAACCTGGCCTGGCTGCCCGATGTCGGCGCGGCCCTGGCGCGCAAGCCATACCGCCCGCGCCTGTATGGCGAGGCTACCGTGGATCCGGAACTGGAAGCGCTGGCGCGGCGCTGGATGGCCGGCGACTGCCCCGAGGGCCACGACATCACCCTGACGAATGGGGCGGTGGACGCGGTCGAGCGCCTCTTGGGGGCGTATCTGGTCGCGGGCGACAAGGTGGCCGTGGAAGACCCGTGTTTCGTCAGCAGCATCAACACCTTGCGCAGCGCCGGGCTGCACGCCGTTGGCGTGGCGGTCGATGCCGAGGGCATGCAAGCCGGGGCGCTGGAGCGGGTGCTGGCGCAAGGCGCGCAAGCCGTCATCGTGACGCCGCGCGCGCACAATCCCACCGGCTGCAGCCTGAGCGCTGCGCGCGCGGATCAGCTGCGCGCCGTGCTGGCCGCCTACCCGCACGTGCTGGTCATCGTCGACGACCATTTCTCGCTGCTGTCCGCCGCCGGCTACCAGGATGTGATTGCGCCTGCGGCCCGGCGCTGGGCGCTGATCCGTTCCGTGTCGAAGATCTTCGGCCCCGACCTGCGCCTGGCCGTTGTCGCCAGCGACGGGCAGACGGCACAGCGTTTGCGCCTGCGCCTGGCGCCCGGCACGAACTGGGTCAGCCATCTCTTGCAGGATGCCGTGAGTTCCTGCCTGTCGTCGCCCGACGTATCCGCGCAAGTGGTCCTGGCCCGCGCCGACTATGCGCGCCGCCGCGACATGATGGCGGCGGCGCTGGCGGCGCACGGCCTGGTCTGCGCCAGTCCCGCCGATGGCCTGAACCTGTGGCTGCCGCTGCCGGACAGCAGCCAGGCGGCCGTGCTGGCGCTGGCCCGGCATGGCTGGCTGGTGCGTGGCGGCGAAGCCTTCGGCGTGCAGGCGCAGGCGCAGGGATTGCGGATCACCGTGTCGACCATCGATGAAGCGGGCGCGCAGGCGTTCGCCAGCGTGCTGGCCCAGGTGCTGGGCAGGTCATAGTTTCAGTTACTCGTCACAGAAGGGAACATCATGAAAGTCCATTTCATCGTGCATGAAGCGTTCGAGGCGCCGGGCGCCTATGAGACTTGGGTGCATGAACGGGGCCACGAGGCCGCGTATTCCCGCGTCCATGCCCACGAGCCGTTGCCCGGCTCCATCGCGGACATCGACCTGCTGGTCGTCATGGGCGGGCCGCAGTCGCCGTCGACGACGCGCGAGGAATGCCCGCATTTCGACGCGGCAGCCGAACAGGCCCTGATAGCCGCCTGTGCCGCGGCGGGCAAGGCCGTGGTCGGCGTTTGCCTGGGCGCGCAGCTGATCGGTGCGGCCTTGGGAGCGCGCCATGCGCACAGCCCTCAAAAGGAGATCGGCAAGTTTCCCGTCATGCTGACGGAGGCAGGGCGGGAGAACGGCAAGTTCACGCATTTTGGCGATGTCCTGGAAAGCGGGCATTGGCACAGCGACATGCCGGGCCTGACCGGCAACGCAAAAGTCATCGCCTATAGCGAAGGGTGCCCGCGCCAGATCGTCGAATACGGTAACCTGGTGTACGGCTTCCAGTGCCATATGGAGTTCACGCCGGAGGTGGTCGAGCTGCTGATCGCCGCGTCGGAAGCAGAACTGGCCACGCTGGCGTCGCACCGCTTCGTGCAGCAGCCGGCGATTCTGCGCGCCCATGACTGGCAAGCGATGAACGGCCAACTGTTTGTTTTCCTCGACCGGCTGATGCAGACCTACGCAGCGCAATAAAAAAAGGCTATGTCACCGCCAGGTGTGGGAACGCGCCCAGCGTTGCTTTCAATAATGTTTCTGGGGAACGAATACGCCCGGCGTCGAGTATCCAGCGCCACCCCAGGTAGTTCGGCAGGTAGCGCGTGGCCACGCCGTGAAACGGCCCCAGCCATTGTCGCAAACGGCTGTGATAGGCGTTGACGTTCTGTACGTGGGCGGCGCCCTGCACGCGGATGCCTGCGCGCAAGTTGACGGCCTGATGGCTGATACGAGCTTCCCTGGCAAAGGCCCGGTAGGCCGCATGGCCGTCGGTGACCAGCAGGACATCCTTGTCGATCATGGGCAACAAATAGTGGCGCAACCGCGCCTTGGTCAGCGCCCCTTTGCCCGTGACGAAATTGAGGGTCTGGCCCGTGCGGTCGCGCGCCACCAGAATGCAGACCTGTTCATTGGAAATGCCGCGCTTGTGGGCACGGCCGCCCCGGCGGCGCGCCGGACGCGTCATGCTTCTGGATCCCTTTTCCGATTCCAGCAGATATAACTCGTCGGCCTCGGCAATGCCATGCAGGCCATGCGGCCGGTCCGTCTTTGCCAGCGATAAAAACCGGTGGCGCCAGCGAAACGTGGTATTGCGGTGTACGCCCAGTTCAGTGGCTGCCTTGCGCACGGAATCCGATGCCAGCAGACAATCGGCGTAGTCGAGCCACAGCGATTTATGGCGCAAGCGGGCCAATGGGGTGCCAGAGAGCGCATTGAAGGTGCGGCCGCACGGCACGCAGCGGTAGCGCTGCAGTCCGTGCGCATGACCATGTCGATGCAGGTGATGCGATTGGCAGGCGGGGCATGCCAATCGCGGCTGTAGCACACCTTCCAGCAGCGCGACGGTCGCGTCATGTGGCGCGTTGCCACGCAGCAGGGCCATTCCTGCCTGTCGTTGGCGCCGGCTCAAATGCGCAAATTGCGCGATAAAACTGATCCATTCGGCTGGCTGCATGATCTGCTCCCTGTGTGGTGAGTATGCAGAGTCAGACAGCACAACCAAGGGAAGATTCGGCATTTCCCCTATTTGCCGATGACAGAGCCTAAAAAAACGCCAGCATGATGCTGGCGTTGCTGGGGCAAGCGGCGAGGCGCTTATTTCTTCGGTGCGCTCAGGCATTCCTTCATGAAAGCCTTGCGCGCATCGCCCTTCATGTCCTTGGCGTCGGCATTGCATGTTTTCATCTTGTTTTGTTGCGTCATGGCCGGCGCCGGCTTGGCGCTCAGGCATTCCTTCATGAAGGCCTTGCGCTCATCGCCCTTCTTGCCGGCGGCATCGGCATTGCAGGTGGTCATTTTCGACTGTTGCGCCGTCTTGGCGACGGGGGCCGCTTCCGGTGCGGCGGCAAAGGCGGTGCTGGCAAACGCGGCAGCGATGCAGAGGGCGATTAATTGTTTCATGGCAAATCCTTGTAGACGCAGGCGATGGAAGGGGACGTGCAATCGGCAGCTCACTGCCGATATGCAGAACGTAACTAACTATATGACATTTATCAACAAAATTTCCACTTGTGTGTGTCTTTTTGTTACTGCCGGGCGCCAGACGTCCACCGGCTGGCGCGGACAGCCATGTTGCGGCGGCAGCGGTCCTGTTTTTTGCTATGCTAGCGTCTTTCTACCGGCCGATGCCGCTGCCTTGGCCGGCGCACCCTCAATACGGAGTAGTTATGGTCTCGTTGCAAGAGCAGTTTTTAAAGGCCGGCCTGGTCGACAAGAAGAAGGTCAAGCTGGCCAACCAGGACAAGAGCAAGCAGAAAAAGGACGAGCGCAAGAGCGGCACGCAAAGCGTCGACGAGGTGCGCCTGGCGGCGCTTGAGACGCAGCGCAAGAACGCGGAACGCGCGCGCGAACTGAACGCGCAGCGCGACGCGGCCGCCAACCAGAAAGCCATCGTGGCGCAGATCGCGCAAATGGTGCAAAAAAACCGCCAGAGCAAGGGCAACCACGGCGAGCTGCCGTACAACTTCACGTTCAACAACAAGATCGAGCGCATCTACGTGACGGCCGCCGTGCAAGCCCACCTGGTGGCGGGCCGTCTGGTGATCATCTGCCTGGGCGGCGCCGTGGAACTGGTGCCGCGCATCATCGCCGACAAGATCGCCGAACGCGATCCCGCCATCGTCGTGCGCGTGAAACAGGCCAGCACGGAAGTGGACGAGGACGATCCGTATGCGGCGTTCCAGATTCCTGATGATTTGATGTGGTAGTGTTGGCGCCCCCTTTTGGGGCGCCGCGGCTATTTCAGGTCTTGATCGACCCTGATCGCGCCATCAAGCGACATCAGGTAGTCATATAGTGCGTAGGTGGACGCTAGTTTCTTTTTCGTGCTCCACCATATCGCCAAGAGAATGAAGCCCGCACCTATCGGGAGCGTCAGCAGCGAGAGAACCAGTATTGCCGACATCCAGCCCTTGATCGTGCGTGTGCCGGCGGGTGGATTCAACGCATACAGCACGCCGTTGGCGCGCTCCAGTGCCAGCAAGGCGCCACTCTGCGTTTCCTGCGTCATGATGGTCATGTGCAGCTTGACCTTCTCGCCCGACTGCAGCACCTCCTGCAGGATATCGTCCATTTCTTCCGTGACGAGGAAACGCCTTCTCACCCGGGTGCCATCGGCCATCGTCAGCTTATTGTATTGGTAGTAGCAGCCTTTGCTCCATTTGTCCCCCAGGGACTCGATGACACCTTCGTAGACCTTGATACTCATTTCCATGCTCCTTGCGATAACGTGCTCAAAGCATGCCAGCGCAGCTGCCCGCCGCGCCACGGTTTTGACATAACTGAATCATGACAGCCATGTATGTTGTTGATTTAAAAGCAGATTTGTATGTGCGTAGGGAATCGGGTGTATCCGTGCGGCATGCCGGTGGCGGCGTCGGCTGGCATGCCATGAATATTTTCCAGTAGGAAACTTGTCGAGTTTGTTATCATTTCGTTTAACTTGTGGTGCGCCAGGGCGCCACGTTTGTTGGTGTACTGATAACAGCAAGGAAAGTCATGGGCAATGTGTATCGCTACCGTTTTGGGCCGGTCGAGTTTGACGAGGCCAGCGGCGAGCTGTCGGTGAATGGCTTGCGGGCGGAAATTCATCCCCAGGGCCGTGCCTTGTTGTCGGCCTTGTTGGCGCGCCGCCATGAAATTGTCTCGCGCAGCGAGCTCGAGGCCATCGTCTGGAAGGGCGGTTCGGCCAGCAAGGAAGCCCTGGCGACTGCCGTCAACCGCTTGCGCAATGCCCTCGGGGAGTCGCATGCCAGTCTCATCGAGACCGTGCCGCGCCAGGGTTACCGCATCACGGGGGACGGCGACCGGGTAGTGGTCGGCAAGACATTTGAAAGCCAGATCGCCCTGGCGCCCGGACAAGCCGTGCCGGGGCGGGATCATTTCCGCCTGGAACGCATCCTCGGCCAGTCCACTTCAGGCGAAGTCTGGCTGGCCTGCGATGCTGCCAGCGGCGAGCGCCGCGTGTTCAAGTTTGCCACCGATGCGCAGTATCTGGCCTCGCTGAAGCGGGAAACGACGATTTCGCGTTTCCTGCGCGATGAACTGGGGCCGCGCCCCGACATCGCCATGGTGCTGGACTGGAATTTCGAGCAGCCGCCGTTTTTCATGGAAAGTGAGTTTGGCGGCGACAATCTGCTGGAGTGGAGCCGCCAGGATGGACGCCTGGCCCAGCTCGATGGCGCAGCGCGTCTGTCGCTGTTCCTGCAAATTGCCGATGCCGTGGCCGCCGCGCATGGCGTGAGCGTGCTGCACAAGGACTTGAAGCCGCAAAATATCCTGATCGCGCCAGTGGCGGCAGGCTGGCAGGCGCGTCTGACCGACTTTGGCAGCGCGCGCCTGCTCGAACCGGGACGGCTGGAGCAGCTTGCCATTACACAATTGGGCATGACGGGCACGCACGGCGTCGGCAGCGACGTGTCGCAGGGCACGCCCATGTATATTGCGCCCGAATTGTTCGCCGGCGGCGCAACGACGCAGCGCAGCGATGTGTTTGCGCTGGGCGTCATGTTGTACCAGTTGCTGGTGGGCGACATGCAGCGGCCATTGATGCCGGGCTGGCAGCGCGACATTGCCGACAGCCTGCTGGCCGACGATATCGCCCAGGCCACCGATGGCGATCCCGTGCGCCGCCTGGCCAGCGTGGCCTTGCTGGCCGAGCGGCTGCGTAGCCTGGACGCGCGCCGGGCGCAGGCGCAGGCCGAGCACGCAGCGCAGGAGGCGGCGCAACTGGAGCGTGCGCGCGTGCGCCGCTTCCAGGCGCAGCGGCCATGGATGCTGGTATCGCTGGCCGTGCTCGCCGTCGGCCTGGCGGCCAGCCTGGTGTTTTATCAGCAGGCGCGGCGCGACCAGCAGGCCCTGCTGCGGCAAGTGGCCGTGGGGCAGGCGATGAACCGCTTCCTCGGCGAAGACTTGATCGCCCAGGCCAACCCGTCCATCAGCGGCCGTGCGGGCGTGACCATGCTGGAGGCCGCCAGGAAGGCGGCGCCGGCCATCGATGCTCGCTTCAAGGACAGCGCGCCGGAAGTGCAAGTGGCCCTGCACGAGGCGATGCAAAAGACATTTTCGGGTTTGACCGAGCATCAGGCCGCCATAGCCGAAGGCCGTTTGGCCCTGCGCGCAGGCCAGGCGATGCCTGCCGATAGCGAGCAGCTGGCGCAGATTCGCGTCAACCTGGCCAGCGACCTGATCGAAATGTCGCAGACCAGTGAGGCGCAGGCGGAGCTTGATATTGTCGAGCGCTGGCTGGCCAGCCGCCAGGGCCGGTATCCGGTCATCGAGGCCGGCTATTGGCTGGCCCGCGCCACCATCGCCACCACCGCATTTGATGAAAAGCTGGGCGTCGAGCAAACGCGCCGCGCCTTGCAGATACTGGGCGCCATGCCGCAACCCCCGCATGCCATCGAGGAATATGCGATGCTGATGTATGCCGATGCCAGTCGCATGGCGAAAGATTATGGGGAAGCGGAAAAGTATTTTCTCAAACTGATTGCCCTGCAAGAAACCCGCTATGGGGCGCAAGGGGCGCGCACCTGTTTTACGCGCCTGGGCCTGGCGTCGACGTACAGCTATCTGAATCGGGTGGAAGAAGCCATTGCCATGTTGCGTGACAGTGCACATTGCCTGAAAGCGGCGCTGGGCATGGAAAATACGCGCACGGCGATAGCGTACGACATTTTGGGCGCCGCATATTACAAGGCGCAGCGCTACCAGGAGTCAGTCGATGCCTATATGACGGCCAGCCCGGTGTATGGCCGGCTCAAGGGACAGCAGTCGTTCCACTCCGTCGGTGCGCGTTCTTCCGCCGCGCTCGCGTATGTCGGCATGGGCCGCTATGGAGAGGCGGAGCAGCTGTTCATCGATACCTTGCGCGACGTACGCGCTGGCAATGCGGAAGACAGCGCGGCGGTGCAATGGAATCGCTACCAGCTTGCCAATTGTCGCCTGCAGCAGCGCCGTACCGATGGTGTGGCGGCCTTGCTGCAAGGCTTGCAGGAAGACACGCTGGGGCACGCTCAGGTATTGCTGGACTGGGATGGCCGCCTGGCCTACCAGCGCGGCCGCCTGGCGCTCTACACGGGGCAGCGGGCGCAGGCACTGGCGCTGCTGGAAACGGCAGCCACCATCATTGCAGCCAAGAATCCCGAAGGCCCTATCTCGGAAGCGGCGATCCGCGCGCTGATGGCGAGCGCAAAATAGTAGCGCGAGCAGCGCGGCGGCAGGCCAAAGCTTGCCGCCAACGCAAAAACGCCACCCGAAGGTGGCGTTTTTGAACGTATTACGAATTCTTGGTGGCCCGGGGCGGAATCGAACCACCGACACAAGGATTTTCAATCCTCTGCTCTACCGACTGAGCTACCAGGCCAAGGTGGCGAATTATAGCAGACCAAAACAGGAATGCAAGAGCCGGCTGCGACTTTTCCCCGATTTCCTGCATGGCCATCACATTACTTGCCTACAGGTCAAATATGATTTGATATAAACGGTATTTTTTCAATAAAGGAAGGGCGGATAGTGCGGCTCTCGACATTCATTCGAGAGTACCGCCGCTTGCACGCCACCACCAATCACACAATCACCTGGGCCTGGATGAGGACCAGCCCACGCCGCTGCAGCGTTTCCGCTTTGGCGGGCGCACGCGACGCAATGGCCTGATCGCCGAACTGCACGCCATGCGCGAAGCAGGCGTTCGGCACATCGGCTTGCAGCTGCGGCAGAACCGCCGTCTGAGCGCTTGTCTCCCGCATGATGTTGCCGGATAATCAAGCACTCAACGCCGCTTGTGAACGGAGGTTCACAAGCGGCGCTTTTTCATGGCGGAACCGGCGGGAGCAGCGATTGAAAGCAGGTCAGAGGATGAAATGGCAACTGGGAGTCATGTCCATGCTCGTCCTGCACATGACTGCCGCGCAGGCGGGCGAGGGCGACGTGCTTGCGCTGGCGCGGCTGTGGAGCGAGGCGCGCGCCACGCATCCGGCCCTGGCCGATGGCGCCATCGACTGGGACCGCGCACTGGTCTCTGCGCTGCCGCAACTGCAGGGCAAGGATGACGAGGCCAGCTTGCGCGGCGCCGCCACCGCCATGATGGCGCCTTTGCATGACGGCGCGCTGCGCATTGGCGTGCCAAGCCAGGAGTTCGTGCGCTGGCCGGCCGATGGCCCCGTGCTGGAATGGCTGCCCGGCGATACGGCGCTGCTGCACCTGCACCCGGGCATGCGGATCGATGCGGCGCCGTTCGTGCTGCCGGCGCGCGCCAGGCGGGTGATCCTGGACCTGCGCCCGATCGCTGAAGTACCGTCCATGCCGCCGCCAGTCATGCTGCACGCCGTGCTGGCCCGGTTGATCGGCCATCCGCTGTTGCCGCCGGCGCGACGCTACCGCTTTTCAACGGGGCCACGGCCGCAAGATCCGCAGGATTGGGAAGGCATCACGCCCGGTTTCATGCAGAT
Above is a genomic segment from Janthinobacterium sp. 64 containing:
- a CDS encoding putative bifunctional diguanylate cyclase/phosphodiesterase — its product is MAASNDLAHWRGQVFKHLLQVVLLLGFVTAIPSALLAASEAIWSIVALDLLAIGWIGVIWHLRAMPYRWRVWQFLIVAYLVGVGLLLKIGPVSQIYMMLMPVLAALLLGMRPALSTLALTSLTIFLLGLHPDVALQMPGTPDSPVLRALIVALNFLFIAAVLTLSCAFLLRHLEDSSQALSQRNAELRLTATALARLNDMVMIAEVAEVADAPPGPGAVPATRIIFVNDAFERSSGYARAEVLGRSLLFQQGPATDAGELARVAAAMASAQPARVELLNYNKAGKAYWVEAELVPFTDADGRQTHWVAVEREIDERKRSEADIHRLAFYDVLTGLPNRRLLMDRIAHLLAAAPRDQSISALMFIDLDHFKHINDARGHATGDALLRLAGERLAQLMRKADTVARIGGDEFVVLLAHLADDLHGAAHAAAQVAEKIRAAIARDFEIGGQSYHCSASIGVTLLPKAQQQAHDLLREADIAMYRAKAEGRNGIAFFEAAMQADVERRLTLERALARALDMGQLCMHVQPQVDRHGRVTGAELLMRWQQPDGSFIAPGIFIPIAEESGLIVRLGHWALREACRAAKVLAQAGQPVPLSVNVSPAQFRQPDFTARVQAALAEHGTPAGALILELTEGLLIDQRDASLARMRALADLGIRFSIDDFGTGYSSLSYLTSMPLYELKIDKRFIDDTPRDARDKAIVQAILAMARHLGLRVVAEGVETQEQADFLVAHDCDGLQGYLYARPMPLPDFMTWLARQQA
- a CDS encoding YggS family pyridoxal phosphate-dependent enzyme, translated to MHTDTPLLTPTMHERHGRWPQAVSVDDFRRNLAAVHARMAAACQRVGRDPAGVRLLPVSKTKPEASLRLAYAAGCRMLGENKPQEAGRKWEAMADLADLQWSVIGHLQTNKAKLVARFASEFQALDSLRVAEALERRLQAEGRGLDVFVQVNTSGEASKYGLPPDDVAAFLRQLSAFPALRVRGLMTLALLSAEAVRVRRCFVLLRELRDRLRQDAPDGISLDELSMGMSGDYEIAIEEGATVVRVGQAIFGARDTPDSHYWPAAEDDRAVNHAE
- the ptsJ gene encoding MocR-like B6 salvage transcription factor PtsJ translates to MKITGKTAAELFDSIRALTQAGELLPGQELPTVRELAATLGVNRNTVSLAYQRLVTAGIAVTQGRLGTAIRPQRDPGEQEGLLPGSPLADLAGGNPNLAWLPDVGAALARKPYRPRLYGEATVDPELEALARRWMAGDCPEGHDITLTNGAVDAVERLLGAYLVAGDKVAVEDPCFVSSINTLRSAGLHAVGVAVDAEGMQAGALERVLAQGAQAVIVTPRAHNPTGCSLSAARADQLRAVLAAYPHVLVIVDDHFSLLSAAGYQDVIAPAARRWALIRSVSKIFGPDLRLAVVASDGQTAQRLRLRLAPGTNWVSHLLQDAVSSCLSSPDVSAQVVLARADYARRRDMMAAALAAHGLVCASPADGLNLWLPLPDSSQAAVLALARHGWLVRGGEAFGVQAQAQGLRITVSTIDEAGAQAFASVLAQVLGRS
- a CDS encoding glutamine amidotransferase-related protein, whose product is MKVHFIVHEAFEAPGAYETWVHERGHEAAYSRVHAHEPLPGSIADIDLLVVMGGPQSPSTTREECPHFDAAAEQALIAACAAAGKAVVGVCLGAQLIGAALGARHAHSPQKEIGKFPVMLTEAGRENGKFTHFGDVLESGHWHSDMPGLTGNAKVIAYSEGCPRQIVEYGNLVYGFQCHMEFTPEVVELLIAASEAELATLASHRFVQQPAILRAHDWQAMNGQLFVFLDRLMQTYAAQ
- a CDS encoding IS1595 family transposase, whose amino-acid sequence is MQPAEWISFIAQFAHLSRRQRQAGMALLRGNAPHDATVALLEGVLQPRLACPACQSHHLHRHGHAHGLQRYRCVPCGRTFNALSGTPLARLRHKSLWLDYADCLLASDSVRKAATELGVHRNTTFRWRHRFLSLAKTDRPHGLHGIAEADELYLLESEKGSRSMTRPARRRGGRAHKRGISNEQVCILVARDRTGQTLNFVTGKGALTKARLRHYLLPMIDKDVLLVTDGHAAYRAFAREARISHQAVNLRAGIRVQGAAHVQNVNAYHSRLRQWLGPFHGVATRYLPNYLGWRWILDAGRIRSPETLLKATLGAFPHLAVT
- a CDS encoding PsiF family protein, with the protein product MKQLIALCIAAAFASTAFAAAPEAAPVAKTAQQSKMTTCNADAAGKKGDERKAFMKECLSAKPAPAMTQQNKMKTCNADAKDMKGDARKAFMKECLSAPKK
- a CDS encoding DUF2058 domain-containing protein; this encodes MVSLQEQFLKAGLVDKKKVKLANQDKSKQKKDERKSGTQSVDEVRLAALETQRKNAERARELNAQRDAAANQKAIVAQIAQMVQKNRQSKGNHGELPYNFTFNNKIERIYVTAAVQAHLVAGRLVIICLGGAVELVPRIIADKIAERDPAIVVRVKQASTEVDEDDPYAAFQIPDDLMW
- a CDS encoding protein kinase domain-containing protein encodes the protein MGNVYRYRFGPVEFDEASGELSVNGLRAEIHPQGRALLSALLARRHEIVSRSELEAIVWKGGSASKEALATAVNRLRNALGESHASLIETVPRQGYRITGDGDRVVVGKTFESQIALAPGQAVPGRDHFRLERILGQSTSGEVWLACDAASGERRVFKFATDAQYLASLKRETTISRFLRDELGPRPDIAMVLDWNFEQPPFFMESEFGGDNLLEWSRQDGRLAQLDGAARLSLFLQIADAVAAAHGVSVLHKDLKPQNILIAPVAAGWQARLTDFGSARLLEPGRLEQLAITQLGMTGTHGVGSDVSQGTPMYIAPELFAGGATTQRSDVFALGVMLYQLLVGDMQRPLMPGWQRDIADSLLADDIAQATDGDPVRRLASVALLAERLRSLDARRAQAQAEHAAQEAAQLERARVRRFQAQRPWMLVSLAVLAVGLAASLVFYQQARRDQQALLRQVAVGQAMNRFLGEDLIAQANPSISGRAGVTMLEAARKAAPAIDARFKDSAPEVQVALHEAMQKTFSGLTEHQAAIAEGRLALRAGQAMPADSEQLAQIRVNLASDLIEMSQTSEAQAELDIVERWLASRQGRYPVIEAGYWLARATIATTAFDEKLGVEQTRRALQILGAMPQPPHAIEEYAMLMYADASRMAKDYGEAEKYFLKLIALQETRYGAQGARTCFTRLGLASTYSYLNRVEEAIAMLRDSAHCLKAALGMENTRTAIAYDILGAAYYKAQRYQESVDAYMTASPVYGRLKGQQSFHSVGARSSAALAYVGMGRYGEAEQLFIDTLRDVRAGNAEDSAAVQWNRYQLANCRLQQRRTDGVAALLQGLQEDTLGHAQVLLDWDGRLAYQRGRLALYTGQRAQALALLETAATIIAAKNPEGPISEAAIRALMASAK